The Anaerolineae bacterium genome includes a region encoding these proteins:
- the rlmB gene encoding 23S rRNA (guanosine(2251)-2'-O)-methyltransferase RlmB, translating into MSEFLYGRWPVLESLRANRRHFEQLLLLETVEEKGPILEIISTAEARGVGIRRVPRRVIDDLAKGANHQGVVLRCGPYPYATLRDLLDTSVLRHERNFFLALDLLQDPQNVGSLLRIADAVGLHGVILQERRGVGVTEAVVSASSGAVEHLLVAQVGNLVSALKELKDNDVWIVGLDIGPNIQPLDRVDLNINLCFVLGGEGDGMRRLVRDTCDLLVTLPMRGHVESLNVATAGSIALYAAWQARGWQGWALAEQK; encoded by the coding sequence ATGTCGGAATTTCTGTACGGTCGCTGGCCGGTGCTGGAATCGTTGCGGGCCAACCGCCGCCACTTTGAGCAGCTCCTGCTGCTGGAGACAGTGGAGGAAAAGGGGCCGATCCTGGAGATCATCAGCACGGCGGAGGCGCGTGGGGTAGGCATCCGCCGTGTGCCGCGCCGTGTCATTGACGACCTGGCCAAAGGGGCCAACCATCAGGGTGTGGTGCTGCGCTGCGGCCCGTATCCCTATGCCACGCTGCGCGACCTGCTGGATACCTCGGTGCTGCGCCACGAGCGCAACTTTTTCCTGGCGCTGGACCTGCTACAGGACCCGCAGAATGTGGGCAGTCTGCTGCGTATCGCTGACGCGGTCGGTTTGCACGGCGTCATCCTGCAGGAACGGCGCGGCGTCGGTGTCACCGAGGCGGTGGTCTCGGCTTCTTCCGGCGCGGTGGAGCATCTGCTGGTCGCCCAGGTGGGCAATCTGGTTTCTGCCCTCAAGGAACTCAAAGATAATGATGTATGGATTGTCGGCCTGGATATCGGGCCGAATATCCAGCCCCTGGATCGGGTTGACCTGAACATCAACCTGTGCTTCGTGCTGGGCGGGGAAGGCGACGGCATGCGCCGGCTTGTGCGCGACACCTGCGATCTGCTGGTCACGCTGCCCATGCGCGGCCATGTGGAAAGCCTGAACGTGGCGACGGCGGGATCGATCGCGTTATACGCTGCCTGGCAGGCACGTGGCTGGCAGGGCTGGGCGCTGGCGGAGCAGAAGTAG
- a CDS encoding glycosyltransferase, producing MPTISVIGAFKAHYPRNQILRAGLEACGWEVRAAPIPSDRRTFGRLGLLWRTMHQEAPTTDVFLLAAFNQLIAPFALLFGRWLGRPVAVDYLVGLYDSAVQDRETLSPRSLKAAIWRTVDRINCALAPLIFTDTAAHRTAFRTIVGAAADRLGVVPVGVYPEWWHPGLVPDTDPARRDLLIQFFGTYIPFHGVEVILEAAHLLRHDPRLRFELIGRGQTYAAMRRRAEALGVANVTFVDPVPPPELPARVAAADICLGVFGARAKTDYVVPNKLFQCLALGKPVITAESAAVREFFTPGEHLLTVPPGDARALAAAIRALVEAPDERARLGAGAATAIGDAFTPASIVRSLLPELGALVDRPQERRR from the coding sequence ATGCCAACCATCAGTGTGATCGGCGCCTTTAAGGCGCATTACCCGCGCAACCAGATCCTCCGTGCCGGGCTGGAAGCCTGTGGCTGGGAGGTACGGGCTGCGCCGATTCCCAGCGATCGGCGCACCTTTGGTCGCCTGGGGTTGTTATGGCGGACGATGCACCAGGAAGCGCCCACGACGGACGTGTTCCTGTTGGCGGCGTTTAACCAGCTTATTGCCCCGTTTGCCCTGTTGTTCGGGCGCTGGTTAGGGCGACCGGTGGCGGTCGATTACCTGGTCGGCCTGTACGACAGCGCTGTGCAGGATCGCGAAACCCTCTCCCCGCGCTCGCTCAAGGCAGCGATCTGGCGCACGGTGGATCGCATCAATTGCGCCCTGGCTCCGCTGATCTTCACAGACACAGCCGCTCACCGAACGGCATTCAGGACGATCGTCGGGGCGGCAGCCGATCGGCTGGGCGTAGTCCCGGTTGGCGTCTATCCCGAATGGTGGCATCCCGGTCTAGTCCCCGATACTGATCCAGCTCGCCGCGACCTGCTGATCCAGTTCTTCGGTACGTATATCCCCTTCCACGGGGTGGAGGTAATCCTGGAGGCAGCGCATTTGCTGCGCCATGATCCCCGCCTGCGCTTTGAATTGATTGGACGTGGGCAAACCTATGCAGCTATGCGCCGCCGGGCGGAAGCGCTGGGGGTGGCCAACGTGACCTTCGTCGATCCGGTGCCACCGCCGGAGTTGCCGGCCCGTGTCGCGGCAGCAGATATCTGCCTGGGGGTGTTCGGCGCGCGCGCCAAAACTGATTACGTGGTGCCCAACAAGCTTTTCCAGTGCCTGGCGCTGGGCAAACCAGTCATCACGGCGGAGTCGGCGGCGGTCCGGGAATTCTTCACGCCGGGCGAGCACCTGCTGACGGTGCCGCCGGGGGACGCCAGGGCGCTGGCGGCAGCGATCCGCGCCTTGGTAGAAGCACCGGACGAGCGCGCGCGGCTGGGCGCGGGGGCCGCAACGGCCATCGGGGATGCCTTCACTCCGGCGAGTATCGTCCGATCGCTGTTGCCAGAGCTGGGCGCACTCGTAGATCGGCCTCAGGAGCGGCGGCGATAG
- a CDS encoding class I SAM-dependent methyltransferase, whose amino-acid sequence MQEYQLSLENASIDLALVFSLFTHLNQPDSACYFRELARALKPDAVALLIFFLITKDRRARGNSPTPGEDRFQA is encoded by the coding sequence ATGCAGGAATACCAGCTGTCACTGGAAAACGCGTCTATCGATCTGGCGCTGGTCTTCTCGCTCTTCACCCACCTCAACCAGCCCGATTCGGCCTGCTATTTCAGGGAGCTGGCACGGGCGCTCAAGCCGGATGCAGTGGCTTTGCTCATCTTCTTCCTGATAACAAAGGACCGCCGGGCGCGAGGGAACTCCCCCACGCCCGGCGAGGATCGTTTCCAGGCTTAG
- a CDS encoding SLATT domain-containing protein has translation MSDSTALGGAGTSSTEYVKGYETALAYAWHRFNSYDRQSSMLKMRYQRIRFYIIVASLLTTILSVMSVVEDSSRYWRLLFLVAGLALFIVGLRLILGARNIEPVADGTRRRLDDMMRLLTGRQQAASLARSQTPPGQRARRIRSVIAVIFGLILFAAGGFFWIVSNGSAEIAAVVGGWTILPWMRTLLIMVLIALPLVSAGLLDFASRFESRRNWIGFRLAAEQIRRAIYTLRVRNYYEDLTTADLEGLNAVVKKARETLSEVGVTAPMLSEDFNPESGPVKPNHVYLPDQDDGYAPLDVEQYFRLRLIPQLNWYRDRIKRDYGRSRYYRIWILLFGGLGALLTAFNLSEFAAVTAALVTAIVTWLALMAHEQNFRVYAATLAKIEELAADYRIKENTAMPADIEKFVDDVEQVLADERDNWSQGVLQAQDVIEDNLSRMARGETWEDLFKPETATAAGAREGVEEKPPAPVTTRRSRQR, from the coding sequence ATGTCTGATTCGACCGCGCTGGGCGGAGCAGGGACATCCTCGACCGAATACGTCAAGGGCTACGAGACTGCCCTGGCCTATGCCTGGCACCGCTTCAACAGCTACGACCGGCAATCCAGCATGCTCAAGATGCGCTACCAGCGCATCCGCTTCTACATCATTGTCGCCTCTTTGCTGACCACCATTCTGTCGGTGATGAGCGTGGTGGAAGACAGTTCGCGCTACTGGCGGCTGCTCTTTCTGGTGGCCGGTCTGGCACTGTTCATCGTTGGCCTGCGCCTGATCCTGGGGGCGCGCAACATCGAGCCGGTAGCCGATGGAACCCGTCGCCGTTTGGACGATATGATGCGCCTGCTGACCGGCCGCCAGCAGGCAGCATCGCTGGCGCGGAGCCAGACGCCTCCTGGCCAGCGCGCCCGGCGGATCAGGAGCGTCATCGCGGTGATCTTCGGGCTGATACTGTTTGCGGCGGGCGGGTTCTTCTGGATTGTCAGCAATGGATCGGCGGAGATCGCCGCTGTGGTGGGCGGCTGGACAATCCTGCCCTGGATGCGCACGTTGCTGATCATGGTGCTGATCGCCCTGCCGCTGGTCAGCGCCGGCCTGCTGGATTTCGCCTCGCGCTTTGAATCGCGGCGCAACTGGATCGGCTTCCGCCTGGCGGCGGAGCAAATCCGCCGTGCGATCTACACCCTGCGTGTGCGCAACTACTACGAAGACCTGACGACCGCCGACCTGGAAGGGCTTAACGCGGTGGTCAAAAAGGCCCGCGAGACGCTCTCCGAGGTGGGGGTCACCGCCCCGATGCTCAGTGAGGACTTCAACCCGGAGAGCGGGCCGGTCAAGCCTAACCACGTGTACCTGCCCGACCAGGACGATGGTTACGCCCCCCTGGATGTGGAGCAGTACTTCCGTCTGCGGCTGATCCCCCAACTTAACTGGTACCGCGACCGTATCAAGCGCGACTACGGACGTTCGCGTTACTATCGCATATGGATCCTGCTGTTTGGCGGATTGGGCGCGCTGCTAACTGCCTTTAACCTGAGCGAGTTTGCGGCGGTCACTGCCGCCCTGGTGACGGCCATCGTCACCTGGCTGGCCTTGATGGCCCACGAGCAGAACTTCCGGGTTTATGCCGCCACCCTGGCCAAGATCGAGGAACTGGCCGCCGACTACCGGATCAAAGAGAACACCGCTATGCCCGCTGACATCGAGAAGTTTGTGGACGATGTGGAGCAGGTTCTGGCTGACGAGCGCGACAACTGGAGCCAGGGCGTGCTGCAGGCCCAGGATGTGATCGAGGACAACCTGAGCCGGATGGCTCGCGGCGAGACATGGGAAGATCTCTTCAAGCCGGAGACGGCCACGGCCGCCGGCGCGAGGGAAGGCGTGGAGGAAAAGCCGCCCGCGCCGGTCACTACCCGCCGCAGCAGGCAACGCTAA
- a CDS encoding response regulator transcription factor, which produces MAGERILIVEDDEQIVQTVRRGLIYEGYTVDVAMDGPGGLQKARDVAPDLVILDLMLPGLDGIEVCRRLRAASDVPVLMLTARDGVSDRVAGLDAGADDYLVKPFAFDELLARIRALFRRSQPSSTPEVLRFADLTLDTGTRRAQRGERVIDLTAKEYELLELFMRHPRQVLTRDLIFDRVWRYDFGGESNIIEVYVRYLRQKTEGPGEPRLIHTVRGVGYVLREE; this is translated from the coding sequence ATGGCCGGAGAACGTATCCTGATTGTGGAAGACGACGAGCAGATCGTTCAGACGGTGCGGCGCGGCCTGATCTACGAGGGCTATACCGTTGACGTGGCGATGGATGGTCCCGGTGGGCTGCAGAAAGCCCGTGATGTCGCGCCGGATCTGGTTATCCTCGACCTGATGCTGCCCGGTCTGGACGGCATCGAGGTTTGCCGTCGCCTGCGCGCCGCCAGCGATGTGCCCGTCCTGATGCTCACCGCCCGCGACGGCGTCTCCGACCGCGTAGCGGGGCTGGACGCCGGGGCGGATGATTACCTGGTCAAACCATTTGCCTTCGACGAGCTACTGGCCCGCATCCGGGCGCTCTTCCGCCGTTCACAGCCCAGCTCAACGCCGGAAGTGTTACGCTTCGCCGATCTGACACTGGATACTGGCACGCGGCGGGCGCAGCGTGGCGAGCGCGTGATCGACCTGACAGCCAAGGAATACGAGTTGCTGGAACTGTTCATGCGTCACCCGCGTCAGGTGCTGACCCGTGATCTGATCTTCGACCGGGTCTGGCGCTACGACTTCGGCGGGGAGAGCAATATCATCGAGGTGTACGTGCGCTATCTGCGGCAGAAGACCGAAGGTCCCGGTGAGCCACGTCTGATTCACACCGTGCGCGGGGTCGGCTACGTACTCCGGGAAGAATAG
- a CDS encoding alpha/beta fold hydrolase produces the protein MAFGNRDGAYYMPGGEPFFFRGGRVGCLCVHGLNATPQEMLWLGKSLAARGYTVYGPRLTGHGTTIQDMRHTTWHDWYGVVLDGYHLLRQQCDRVFVIGLSLGGVLSLHLGTRETPDGVVDLAGPLVLDNPLLPYARYLKIAWRYTRRNLDDNHRRIDQRMREIQARQDEPVIGRAAYGHFPVASLAELYDLGQVTLERLPRLTAPLLLIYSEADRTVPIRNLEMVALRAGTPPTHLHRLRLTRSDHLLTLDEEMETVFETVASFVDNYAG, from the coding sequence ATGGCGTTCGGCAACCGTGACGGAGCCTACTATATGCCTGGCGGCGAGCCATTCTTCTTCCGGGGCGGCCGGGTTGGCTGTCTGTGCGTGCATGGCCTCAACGCCACGCCACAGGAGATGTTGTGGCTGGGCAAGTCTCTGGCGGCCAGAGGCTACACCGTCTACGGCCCACGCCTGACCGGGCATGGCACGACCATCCAGGACATGCGCCACACCACCTGGCACGACTGGTACGGGGTCGTGCTGGATGGCTACCATCTGCTGCGCCAGCAGTGCGACCGGGTCTTCGTGATCGGCCTCAGTCTGGGCGGTGTGTTGAGCCTGCACCTGGGCACGCGGGAAACGCCGGATGGCGTGGTCGACCTGGCCGGGCCGCTGGTGCTGGATAATCCACTACTGCCTTACGCCCGCTACCTCAAAATCGCTTGGCGTTATACCCGTCGCAATCTGGACGACAACCACCGGCGCATCGACCAGCGAATGCGGGAGATCCAGGCCCGCCAGGATGAGCCGGTCATTGGCCGGGCAGCCTATGGCCATTTTCCGGTGGCCAGCCTGGCCGAGCTATATGACCTGGGCCAGGTGACACTGGAGCGACTGCCGCGCCTGACCGCGCCGCTACTGTTGATCTACTCAGAGGCAGACCGCACCGTCCCGATCCGCAACCTGGAGATGGTCGCCCTGCGGGCCGGGACACCCCCTACCCACCTGCACCGCCTGCGCCTGACCCGTAGCGATCACCTGCTCACCCTGGACGAAGAGATGGAGACGGTCTTCGAGACGGTAGCCAGCTTCGTGGACAACTACGCGGGCTAG
- a CDS encoding GNAT family N-acetyltransferase produces the protein MGRMEVVVYPDAESFLAVAQDWLEAHEVEHCLLLGVARRMRGAPPESDLLFATVTDAGRLAVAAVMTPPYPLLLVATDHAALPPLVDGLLAAGWSIPGVTGPEAAAEAFGAAWAKATGQTARLVRDMRLYCLEDVIPPPAPPGRFRQAVEADAPLLADWMAAFEAEATPDNPPSDTATRIRVRIAAGELFVWEDGGQPVTFAGTTRPLRTCISIGPVYTPPEQRRRGYATACVATLSQWLLDQGWQHCALFTDLANPTSNSIYQKIGYHPVCDYRTYRFS, from the coding sequence ATGGGGCGTATGGAAGTGGTCGTCTATCCTGACGCAGAGTCATTCCTGGCGGTGGCCCAGGACTGGCTGGAAGCACACGAGGTCGAACACTGTCTGTTGCTGGGGGTCGCCCGGCGGATGCGCGGTGCGCCGCCGGAGAGCGATCTCCTCTTCGCCACGGTAACGGATGCCGGGCGGCTGGCTGTCGCTGCGGTGATGACGCCACCATACCCGCTACTGCTGGTGGCCACTGATCACGCTGCGCTGCCGCCCCTGGTGGATGGCTTACTGGCCGCCGGCTGGTCCATACCGGGTGTGACCGGGCCGGAAGCGGCCGCCGAAGCGTTCGGTGCTGCCTGGGCGAAGGCCACCGGCCAGACCGCCCGGCTGGTCAGAGATATGCGGCTGTACTGCCTGGAGGACGTGATCCCGCCGCCAGCGCCGCCCGGACGCTTCCGCCAGGCGGTGGAGGCGGATGCGCCGCTGCTGGCCGATTGGATGGCGGCCTTCGAGGCGGAAGCCACCCCTGATAACCCGCCATCAGACACAGCCACACGCATCCGGGTGCGGATTGCCGCCGGCGAATTGTTTGTGTGGGAAGATGGCGGGCAACCGGTGACGTTCGCCGGGACCACCCGCCCACTCCGGACGTGCATCAGCATCGGACCGGTATACACGCCACCGGAGCAGCGGCGCCGGGGTTACGCCACAGCCTGCGTGGCAACGCTCAGCCAGTGGCTGCTGGACCAGGGCTGGCAGCATTGCGCGCTGTTCACCGACCTGGCCAATCCCACCTCTAACAGTATCTACCAGAAGATCGGCTATCACCCGGTCTGTGACTACCGTACCTATCGCTTCAGCTGA
- a CDS encoding PAS domain S-box protein translates to MMSTQRAEEPQPGAVPSPESPPPAANADLYRAIFERAADAILVVDSEGHILLANAPAATLSGYVPEVLAGLPLAGLGVTLSPGVTRWQALLNPAAGDPRPVEITCAPLGAPLDGQTVLILRDFSDHIEALQSYEQLTAELDDFAHTVAHDLQNPLNNILHSMSMLQGDLLRYPRGTVTQITSVAIRSTHKALNIIDELLLLAGVRQDQQVPILPLQMAAIIAEVQDRLQYLIGDTDARLIVPESWPVALGYAPWVEEVWANYITNAIKYGGEPPVVTLGGDEPHDGYIRFWVEDNGKGIPAEQAEALFKPFTRVQGVRAQGYGLGLSIVRRIVTRLGGDVGVEPAPGGGARFSFTLPAAPVDPA, encoded by the coding sequence ATGATGTCCACCCAACGCGCCGAAGAACCCCAACCTGGCGCGGTCCCCTCGCCCGAATCGCCTCCTCCCGCCGCCAATGCCGATCTGTACCGGGCCATCTTCGAGCGGGCCGCCGACGCCATCCTGGTCGTAGATTCCGAAGGGCACATTCTGCTGGCCAATGCTCCTGCCGCTACCCTGAGCGGCTATGTGCCTGAGGTGCTGGCGGGGCTGCCGCTGGCGGGGCTGGGCGTGACTCTCTCGCCCGGCGTAACCCGCTGGCAGGCTCTGCTCAATCCTGCGGCGGGCGATCCCCGCCCGGTCGAGATCACCTGCGCGCCGCTCGGCGCGCCGCTGGACGGTCAGACGGTGCTCATCCTGCGCGATTTCAGCGACCATATTGAGGCGCTGCAGTCCTATGAGCAACTGACCGCTGAACTGGATGACTTCGCCCACACGGTCGCCCATGACCTGCAGAACCCCCTCAACAACATTCTGCACTCGATGTCGATGTTGCAGGGCGATCTGTTACGTTACCCACGCGGCACGGTCACCCAGATCACCAGCGTAGCCATCCGCAGCACGCACAAGGCCCTGAATATCATCGACGAATTGCTGTTGCTGGCCGGGGTACGCCAGGATCAACAGGTGCCCATCCTGCCGCTGCAAATGGCAGCTATTATTGCCGAAGTGCAGGATCGGTTGCAGTACCTGATCGGCGATACCGATGCCAGGCTGATTGTGCCGGAAAGCTGGCCCGTCGCGCTGGGGTATGCGCCCTGGGTGGAGGAGGTATGGGCCAACTACATCACGAATGCCATCAAGTATGGTGGGGAGCCGCCGGTGGTGACGCTTGGCGGCGATGAGCCACACGATGGTTATATCCGCTTCTGGGTGGAAGACAACGGCAAGGGCATCCCCGCAGAACAGGCGGAGGCGCTATTCAAGCCGTTTACGCGGGTACAGGGCGTGCGGGCGCAGGGCTACGGATTGGGGCTGTCCATCGTGCGGCGGATCGTAACCCGTCTGGGCGGGGATGTCGGCGTGGAACCAGCGCCGGGCGGTGGGGCACGCTTCAGCTTCACCCTGCCAGCTGCGCCAGTAGACCCGGCATAA